The genome window CACAAAGCATGCTGTTAATGACAGCACACAACACCATCAAACTGCGGCTTTCACATTCATGGCTGACTATATGTGCAAGCTGTTCTTTCCAGATACATTTGTTTAATTGGCATGATATCACAACTTTATCTACCCGACATTATATCAGTATGTCAGGCCAGGTCTTGCTTACGATGCATGTCAAAGCTGTAGCAATAGTATTTGTGTTTATCAAAGTCAAGATTATTATACACATTCAAAGTCAAAAGTTCAAGATCATTTCTATTGTCCTTTAACTTTTATCTTATTTCAGACAACCTATAGGGGGGTCAAAAACCCAGAAGGagttgagagaaagaaaaagaaacaggaaGAAATTGAGAAACAGGCGATGAACACTTCCAGTTCCGGGGGTGGAGGGCTAAAGGTTAGTCTTAGAATCATCGAACACACCTGTTATAaccatacatatatataaacactagatgtcttacggtggagtctagaacgtccgcacatggcggccatcttgctacagtcaactcgctcacccataacattgtgttgaatctacatgtactttttaaatgaccataacttgctcaattttcaaccgattttgaaacggtttggtttgttatcaacgtcagagatgtcattatgccactgcatacttctattctatttttttttttttataacataattattcataagtatgcagtggcattctgacgttgataacaaaccaaaccgtttcaaaatcggttgagcaagttatggtcatttaaaaagtacatgtagcatcaacacaatgttatgggtgagcgagttgactgtagcaagatggccgccatgtgcggacgttcgtcttcgttgtccggcaacgcggacgagacatccagtgtttatatatatctatggttataACCATGAACATTTGTAATCATTTATGTTGTCGTAATAGAAAGCCATTTTAAAAGTTGCTTTCCTATGGCCAATCAGTTCCTTAATCAAGTGTTTGTGCAGTGGCAGGTGGGCTGAGGACATTAATGGAGAAGACCTTGAAGTCTGCAAGTACACTAAGGGTGGTTCAACATGCAGCATTGCTACCAGTCGACTTGAATAAACCTTTGAGAAGCTATCTGTTCTGAACCTTTCATAGGCACATGCTTAGAAAAGTGTTTGCCCGTCTCTTACGGAAAGAACCTTCTTGCCTGATATTCTAGGTGACATTTTGGGACTTGACTAACTAATGCCAAGACACAAGCCAATCAGTTGAACAGTGAAACACCCAGGGCACATACCCTTGCTTTGGAAATCTTTCTTACACATCCATAAACAGAAGCAGTTAGCTTGCTTGTCAAAGTAAACACTACAGCTTTTATACCACAGTGCTTTTGTAATTTTCATACTACAATTTTAGTAATATTTGCATCAGTTTGCATATTTATattttacttttaaaatgtatAAGCTATGAAGAATATTCAATGACCGTGGTCCGAATACAACATTTTAATTGTAAATTGCTGAAAAGTAATGTTTACAGTTGCATCTCACTGCTTGTTTTGAAATGTGACCTTCCCAATATAATACACCTTTTGCTTTAGTGTTTTGGTTTTCTTATGATTGTGCAATATTAGTTATATATTTAGTTTATCAGTATTAAAATCTTGTATGAAGCAtatgcctgcttcatttgattgaGGGTGAAGTTGTAACTGTGGAATACCAGGTTAAGACCAAATATTTGCTGGTGCATGGTTGGTGGTGATGGCAACACTTGTGCAGTGATGGTAATGGATTGAGATTGCCTGCAGTAAGACGCTGCTGAAATGGAAGGAAAACATTTCTGAAACGTTGTGTGCACTTGAATTATCTTGTACCTTCCTTGAGTTCTTTTCCTTAATCTCCTGATGCTTAAGGTGCTTCTGCTGTTTGCAAGGCAGGAAGTCAACccattgtaatttgtttaaataaattaaattgCAGTCTGAATTACATTCAGTTCAGTATGTTGTTGCTCTTATTGATTCTGGATCTCTTAGAATGCTGTTCCCTACTGTCTTCAGTGGctggttgtgtttgttctggttCTGAGGAACAGGGATTCATCTTCATTTGCAGGAGTGGCTGAGAAGATGAAGCTCACAGGCAGGGctcgcaacaacaacaaaatcctcACCCGTCCCAAAGTGCCAAATTAACTCTCCAAAACATCACCAAAATGTAAAAATTCTTGTGTTTTTGACATTCTGACACGGGGctaggttatttgcaacactaAATAAAAATCCATACAGTCGCGGGGCTCAAATAAATGTctgaatttcaatgtgaatacatacacactacaaacacaattttcttgcttgtttcatggtgAGGATAGTCACTTACAACCCACTTGTAACACACGGACAATCGGACAATCCTTAATGTCGACCCCTGTGGAAATAGGCCCCACGTTTTCAAGGTAATTTGATATTTGTTGGTGTTTCTACATAGGCAACCTTGTCAGAGCCACTGCGTTCCAAAAAGAATTGACACTACCGTTTCTTACCTCATGGGGTCAGTAGTTGATTAAAAATACATGACTGCTGCAGTGAATAAAAAATTATGAATATTTGTCTGCCAAAAGAAGTCAATGCTGAAATGCTGATTTTAATGATTCGTACTTTTAACTCAATTCTGACTCAAtacatgtatgcatgtatggtACAGTTGTAGGTGATATGATTATGTATAATGTGTAAGAGTAAATACAATAAACTTACTGATATAAATACCGTTTAGGAAATTGTCTCATATTTTTATTCTCACAGAAATAAATCTTAGAACAAAGCATATTGGGTTCGAAAAAGGCAAACAGAATTAAACTACTGGAAGGAAAATGATTACAGATCAGTACAGAAAATAGGTAACGTATAAAAATCCGAAATAGCATGTAAACAAGTAGGCCTATTGCTCCCCCTATTGTTAGTAAAGAGGGATATTATTATCATAATAATGACATCTACATTTGTGGAGGACCACCACAAAGAGGTCTTTGGTATGAAGACTGAACTAAGAAGCTATCTGACGATGAAGCAAGCTCCTTCAAATAAACTGAACAGTGGTTTGGAAATTGGAATAACATGTAAAACTAGTGTCTGTCtaactgtaaacaaacaaatcagatcagtatCCACACAGCAGCCATACCAAACAATGAGTTAAACTGCGTAAAGTACACTAAATGTTACATTAAAGGTTATTTGTAGAACCAGATTTACCAGTCTTGATCCCAGGCTGGACATCATTGTGAAGGTCGTTGCATAATTAGCTCTTAGACTGGAAAACGTACGGCTACTAGAGTGACCCTAACACAAGCCTGCTGCCTATGGATGCAGTAACTTAGATGTCACCGTTGTGGCATCGTCACACACAATAGAGGGTAGCTTAAAAGTGCCCAACCTCATCCTCTGAAAGCCCTCACAATGTTTAATGTCTTCACTT of Osmerus mordax isolate fOsmMor3 chromosome 4, fOsmMor3.pri, whole genome shotgun sequence contains these proteins:
- the svip gene encoding small VCP/p97-interacting protein, which encodes MGMCLPCLGGAPDDVVVTPDPEMRRRQLAEAAEKRQKETTYRGVKNPEGVERKKKKQEEIEKQAMNTSSSGGGGLKWQVG